TCTATATAGGTAATTTCGAGACGCCGCCAAGCCCTTCCTTCTTTTTCTTAATAGCGTCTAGTTTTGCTTGTTGGCTTTTTTTATTTTTAAGTTAATACCTTATGTAGTTTATTACTTGTATTTTTATTTTACTCGTTATTCCTACCTCTTGATCCGTCTTTAAATTTCGCGTTCGGCTTGCGATTTTACTCGATTCATGAAATTTAACACCGTATTGCGGGCTGCCTTTTTGCTTCCAGCCAGCAACATCATCTTTGCTGTAACGCTGATGCCTTTATTATGTCCTTCATAAATAAACCGTGTAGTCTTCTCTGTTTCTTTCTCCAAACTGAAGGCATAACGCACTTTGAACATCTGCCCCATCTCGAAGGTCGTTTCACGGTATTTTTTGGCCGGTTCATCTACATAGGCCAGGGTTTCCACGATATACCGTTGCTGCTGTTTGCCTTCTGTATACACTTGCGCGTGTTTCGCGCCTGCTGCATCGTTTTTCCCTTCAAGCAATTCATGCGATTCCACTTTCGGCATGATGCGCTGGATGTGCTCGTCTTGAAACAATCTCCAAGTCTGGTCGATTGGCGCATTGATGACCACTTGTTCTTTCCATTTGACCATTTTTCTCATCCTTTCTTGAACTCTTTTCTACAATTTTCTCAAATGCTTACAGGCCTGTGCCAGTTCCGTTACAATGGAACCAGCAAACTGATTATGGAGTGATTTGATGAGAACCTCGACGATTCTGTTTCTTTTTCTACTGGTGATGCATTTATTGACCGTTCTGAATACCTTGCTGTTCGAAGGTAAGTTATATGATTTAGTGTTCTGGTTTAATTCTGCCTTGTTTATGGCAGCACTTGCTGTGTTTGTCTTCCGGCGCGGGATATTCAATGCTAAAGAAGCACATGCACCCACAGAAACTGCCAAAAAGCGCAAATGATTTCTCGCTTAGAAAACACCGCCAACGCTGGCGGTGTTTTTTCATCACTGTTATTTTGTCTTTGCATCCAGTAGTTCAAGGTGATCAACAGCATTATAATGCTGAATTTCCCAACGCTCGCTGGCGTAGGACAAGTGATTCATGCCGCCATTTTGCAGCCTGATGTCGCCGTCGTACTCCCCGTATGCTAATTGGCCAAGAATGGCGTTGATAACGCCTCCATGCGCCACGACGAGCACACGCTGATTGCTGAAATGTTCATGCAGCTTCGTTAACCCCTCAGATAGCCTGCCATGGAACTCGGAGGGCTGTTCCTGCCCTGGGTAATTCTTATCGGGATACAGCCCGTAACGTTCTTCTGCCGTCATGCCTTCTGCTTTTCCGAAATGTTTTTCCTGGAATTCTTTCATTTCGACAAACGGCAGCCGCAGTGTTTCATTGATGATTTCGGCGGTCTCCTTGGCGCGCTTGAGCGGGCTCGTCACAATAACGTCCCATGCTCCTCCCTCCAAATGAGATTCGCATGCCCGCGCTTGCTGCTTGCCTGTTTCGTTCAACGACACATCTGTTGTTCCTTGGATGCGCCCAAGCTTATTCCATTCTGTTTCTCCGTGCCGAATGAGGCATATTGTCGTCATTGCCTTCTACTTCCCTTCCGCTGCTCATTGCTTGATAGTTACCGGCCATCAATCTTCGCGCTTTGTTGTTTTTCGTTGTTTGCTCCAGCGCCAGAACATGATGGCTTCTCCAATGACGACGCCAATTGCACCTGCTGCGACTAAGGTTGATGTATCCGGGTCATCATTGATCAAAAATGCGATGACAACACCTACTACCAGTCCGCTTAGTAGCACGGCGTATGCATTTTCACGAGATTTTAGATAATCCACTGCCCTGCACCCTTTCTTATTGCTCTTTATCCATCTTGCCGAAAATTTCTTGAGAACGCAAGAAATGTCAGTATTCACTTGCTTACAGCGTTTGATTGTGTTGTTGGCTTTATTTTTTTATTTGCATAAACCTTATGTAATTAGTTACATTTTAAATAATTAAAAGAAAATAGAGCCCTATTCGGCTCTATTTCGTCTCCACCACAAATGAAGTCATTTTCGTTATTTGCAGCTCGCCGGTTTCTTGCCATTCGTAAAAATCGCAATAACAGTATTTCCTTTCTCTATCATTTCCGCCTTTTGAGGTCATTACTCCTTTGACTGCGCCTTCTTGTCCTTGCGCAATAACCATATCGACTGCATAGTCCATTTGCGTATAATCCTGCATTCCAAAAGCTGCATCTATTAGAGCCTGTCTACCTTTCAAAGGCATGGCCCCTACCATGATCCATACCACATCATCTGACACATGCTGTTCGATAAAATCCTTTTTGCCTTTGAAAAAAGCATCGTTGAACTCTCTTAAAAATTTACTGGCGCTGTTTGCCTCCATCGGATTCCCTCCCTATTATTCAAATCATTTCTTTTATCTTTTTTCTGAACATTCAACTTATTTTCAGTGTACTCTCTTTGCTGCACACTGCCTAGTTTATTGTATTTCTTCTATTCTTCCTCCTCTTTATTTCTTTAAGCTTGATTGTGTCATCGAGGCACGTGAATGGGTATAATGGA
This is a stretch of genomic DNA from Planococcus maritimus. It encodes these proteins:
- a CDS encoding SRPBCC family protein, with the protein product MVKWKEQVVINAPIDQTWRLFQDEHIQRIMPKVESHELLEGKNDAAGAKHAQVYTEGKQQQRYIVETLAYVDEPAKKYRETTFEMGQMFKVRYAFSLEKETEKTTRFIYEGHNKGISVTAKMMLLAGSKKAARNTVLNFMNRVKSQAEREI
- a CDS encoding histidine phosphatase family protein produces the protein MTTICLIRHGETEWNKLGRIQGTTDVSLNETGKQQARACESHLEGGAWDVIVTSPLKRAKETAEIINETLRLPFVEMKEFQEKHFGKAEGMTAEERYGLYPDKNYPGQEQPSEFHGRLSEGLTKLHEHFSNQRVLVVAHGGVINAILGQLAYGEYDGDIRLQNGGMNHLSYASERWEIQHYNAVDHLELLDAKTK
- a CDS encoding nuclear transport factor 2 family protein, translating into MEANSASKFLREFNDAFFKGKKDFIEQHVSDDVVWIMVGAMPLKGRQALIDAAFGMQDYTQMDYAVDMVIAQGQEGAVKGVMTSKGGNDRERKYCYCDFYEWQETGELQITKMTSFVVETK